A single Denticeps clupeoides chromosome 7, fDenClu1.1, whole genome shotgun sequence DNA region contains:
- the LOC114794894 gene encoding phosphatidylinositol 4-phosphate 3-kinase C2 domain-containing subunit gamma-like isoform X4 encodes MDVEQNTDTLSLNLASLYRLEQCWVTSFDSFSLQCSLTYAGRKLCDTVAAENISTSLVLGTKIRCNRLVTFPKLVKDLPYESMLTFLLMGSKQGKGQELLCWAVLPLYNNMTLVSGSILLSMSMLAELNSPPTPALYEIHRQAVGVILQVDFPNLKQWKYEKPIGLPHSILFNQPYEELQRKLEDISQMCCLHFLTDNEKSLLWTKRHECSEKNTYIHLVLGSAPEWTLQELTEIYTLLESWPLQKPEEALFLLTESFPDQTVRKTAVQYFERESEVLLEEFLPQLVQALKMEWELDGPLVMMLLKTSLCNIRIAQQLYWLLVDALGDAHYRSWYSKVLAALKHCCGQLLRQELERESHLVTLLTQVADRIRSADKNRRKDVLTREKLQLNNFFEGGVNCRLPLDPAFFVTGIDVDACTFHNSNAAPLEISFITADDLGRNIRVICKTGDNLKQDMLVLQIVRVMDWMWLQEGLDMRMVTYRCLSTGQNQGLIEVVPEAVTLASIHQKWGLGGALREDTLEKWFHMKNKTKEDYEEAVMNFIHSCAGWCVATFVLGICDRHNDNIMLKHTGHMFHIDFGKILGNAQKFANIKRDRTPFIFSSEMQHFITGGGENPQRFHCFVELCCEAFNCLRKRTALMLSLLQLMLGAGMPQMKDLQDLQYVHNNLRPHDSDLEATAYFTQKIKESMDSFPVKLNFLIHNMVQIPGKKPATGTIRSKAMSSSSNIQKVVIQKYTTKGRDVMYELKVTIEDGFLISEKTFGQFEMIHKRLQKHFIESSLPQFPSWYKVSFTPGRKMMLLNKYLKELFEGTCKGNEFVCSLFLDDPRTAVTDPASPSKPQIQLFMSYRENRLSVMIKHLQNVRLPNGSNPDAYVITRLRPDPQNLSKKKTKVVRNNNNPTFNELIEYCNVFTIHNCVLEVTVKSKKAFVAATNIVLRDQRMDAEQWFPLGNCDI; translated from the exons ttttgattccttcagccTGCAGTGCTCTCTGACGTATGCAGGCAGGAAACTGTGTGACACAGTGGCTGCTGAGAACATCAGCACCAGCCTGGTGCTCGGCACCAAGATCCGCTGCAACAGGCT GGTGACATTCCCAAAACTTGTTAAAGATCTCCCATATGAATCCATGCTCACCTTCCTGCTGATGGGCTCCAAGCAGGGAAAGGGCCAAGAGCTGCTGTGCTGGGCTGTCCTGCCACTCTACAACAATAT gactcTGGTCAGTGGGTCAATTCTGCTTAGCATGTCCATGTTAGCAGAGCTGAACAGTCCACCAACCCCTGCCCTCTACGAAATCCACAGGCAGGCAGTGGGAGTCATCTTGCAG GTGGACTTCCCAAATTTGAAACAGTGGAAATATGAGAAGCCCATTGGCCTGCCCCACTCCATCCTGTTCAATCAACCTTATGAGGAGCTACAGAGAAAGTTAGAAGATATTTCTCAGATGTGCTGTCTGCATTT TCTAACGGACAACGAAAAGTCCTTGCTCTGGACAAAGAGGCATGAGTGCAGTGAGAAGAACACCTACATACACCTGGTCCTGGGCAGCGCCCCTGAGTGGACACTGCAGGAGCTGACCGAGATCTACACCTTGCTGGAGAGCTGGCCTCTTCAGAAACCTGAGGAGGCTCTATTCCTGCTGACTGAGAG CTTCCCAGATCAAACCGTGCGAAAGACAGCAGTGCAGTACTTTGAGCGAGAGTCAGAGGTGTTGCTGGAGGAGTTCCTGCCTCAGCTGGTGCAG GCTCTGAAGATGGAGTGGGAGTTGGATGGGCCTTTGGTTATGATGTTATTAAAGACCTCGCTATGTAACATACGCATCGCTCAACAGCTCTACTG GCTGCTGGTTGATGCCCTTGGAGATGCCCACTACCGGAGCTGGTACAGTAAGGTGTTGGCCGCGCTGAAGCACTGCTGTGGCCAGCTGCTGAGACAGGAGTTGGAGCGAGAGAGTCACCTGGTGACCCTGCTCACCCAGGTGGCAGACAGGATTCGCAGCGCTGACAAGAACAGGAGGAAG GATGTGCTGACGAGAGAAAAGCTCCAGCTCAACAATTTCTTTGAAGGAGGAGTGAACTGTCGGCTGCCTCTGGATCCGGCATTTTTTGTGACTGGGATAGATGTGGAT GCCTGTACGTTTCACAACTCTAATGCAGCTCCTCTGGAGATCTCCTTCATCACGGCAGATGATCTGGGCAGAAATATCAGAGTCATTTGCAAG ACTGGAGATAACttgaagcaggacatgctggtgCTGCAGATTGTTCGAGTGATGGACTGGATGTGGCTCCAGGAGGGTTTGGACATGCGTATGGTCACCTACAGGTGCCTCTCCACCGGACAGAACCAGG GCCTGATTGAGGTGGTGCCAGAGGCAGTGACCTTGGCTAGTATCCATCAGAAGTGGGGTTTAGGTGGAGCGCTGAGagaggacacgctggagaaatggTTCCACATGAAAAACAAGACAAAGGAAGATTACGAGGAG GCGGTGATGAACTTCATTCACTCCTGTGCCGGCTGGTGTGTAGCCACCTTTGTGCTGGGAATCTGTGACCGCCACAACGACAACATCATGCTGAAACACACCGGCCACATGTTTCACATCGACTTTGGCAAGATCTTGGGGAACGCGCAGAAGTTTGCCAACATTAAAAG GGACCGGACTCCGTTCATCTTCTCCTCTGAGATGCAGCACTTCATCACCGGCGGGGGGGAGAACCCACAGCGCTTCCATTGCTTTGTGGAGCTGTGCTGTGAGGCATTTAACTGCCTGCGAAAGAGAACTGCGCTGATGCTCAGTCTGCTTCAACTG atGTTGGGGGCAGGTATGCCTCAGATGAAAGACCTTCAAGACCTGCAGTACGTGCACAACAACTTGAGGCCTCATGATTCTGACCTGGAGGCCACTGCATACTTCACCCA GAAGATCAAAGAGAGCATGGATAGCTTTCCTGTCAAACTCAACTTCCTCATCCACAACATGGTGCAAATTCCAGGCAAGAAGCCAGCGACTGGCACCATACGATCCAAGGCCATGTCCTCCAGCTCCAACATCCAGAAGGTGGTCATTCAGAAGTACACCACCAAGGGAAGGGATGTG ATGTATGAGCTGAAGGTGACCATTGAGGATGGGTTTCTGATCAGTGAGAAGACATTTGGACAGTTCGAGATGATCCATAAAAGGCTTCAGAAGCACTTTATAGAGTCAAGTCTTCCTCA GTTCCCCAGCTGGTACAAGGTGTCTTTCACTCCTGGGAGGAAAATGATGCTGTTGAACAAATATCTGAAGGAGCTGTTTGAAGGGACCTGTAAAGGC AACGAGTTTGTCTGTAGCCTGTTTCTTGATGATCCTAGAACAGCCGTGACAG ACCCTGCTTCCCCATCCAAACCCCAGATCCAGCTATTCATGTCCTACAGAGAAAACCGGCTGTCAGTGATGATCAAGCACCTCCAGAATGTT AGGCTGCCTAATGGCTCCAATCCTGATGCCTATGTGATCACACGTCTCAGACCAGATCCACAAAACCTCTCCAAGAAAAAGACCAAAGTGGTGCGGAACAACAACAATCCCACCTTCAATGAACTG ATTGAGTACTGTAACGTCTTCACCATTCACAACTGCGTTCTGGAAGTGACTGTGAAGAGCAAGAAGGCTTTTGTGGCAGCGACCAACATAGTGCTGCGAGACCAGCGGATGGACGCGGAGCAGTGGTTCCCGCTGGGAAACTGTGATATCTGA